The Changchengzhania lutea genomic sequence CATTTTGATCTGGTTTTTGAATGATATGAAGATCCCTTTGAGGAAATGGAATGCTCACGTTGTTCTCTCTAAACAACTTATCAATTTCAAAACGAATATCACTTTTAGGAAACTGTGCCTTAAAACTATCATTGATCGTGAAAACAATTTTAAAATCCAAAGAACTTTCGCCAAAATCTGTAAAAACAACAGTAGGTTCAGGAGAACCAATTACATCTGGGTGTGTACTGGCGGCTTGAATCAATAACTTTTTAACCAATTGCACATCACTGCCGTAAGCCACCCCAACACTTACAGCCTCTCTTGTGGTTGTCCCATTTTGAGTCCAGTTGTATAAACTATTTTCTAAATATAAATGATTAGGAATGACCAATACTTTATTATCGATAGTGACCGCTCTTGTAGTTCTAAGCTTAATTTCTTCTACCCGACCTACTTTACCTTCAATTTCAATAATATCACCAACGTGAACCGATTGATCAATCAAAATAAACACCCCAGATATAATATCTTGAAAGAGGGTTTGTAATGCCAAACCAATACCGATAAGCAATGCGGCAGAAGCGGCAAACACTGCTGTAACGTTAACACCCAAAGAATTGAGTGTAATTAATAATATGATGATATATATGAGCCATTGAAAATAGCCGAAGACCACATTAAATTTAACTTTATCTGGTTTTGGTAAATTTCGGGTAAGCACCCTCAATACGAGCCTTAACAATAATGTTGTAATAAATATAACGGTGATAACGATAAGCACATCTTGAACAGAAATACTGATTTCCTCAGTAAAATCATAATGCTGATCTAGCACCGATCTAATCTTTTCCCAAGCAGAACTTTCCTTAATGGCCTCCTCTATCTTTTCTAAATCTTGATTCATATTAATATTTAATCCACTTTATAAGTTCTTTATAACTTGGTTTTTTTCCATACATTAAAATACCCACACGGTAAATTTTTGCTGCAAACCACACGGTAAAAATAAATGTAGCAATTAAAATTGACAGTGATAGTACCTGTTGCCAAATGGGTACACCAAATGGTATCCGCATTAGCATCACCACTGGAGACGTTAACGGTATAAATGAAAACACCGTTGAGACCGTCCCATGCGGATCTTCAATTACTGTAAAAAAGCCTATATATACTGCCAGAATTAACGGCATCATGATAGGCAGTAAAAATTGTTGTGTATCGGTTTCATTATCAACAGCCGCACCAATGGCCGCATAAAACGAACTGTACAGTAAATAGCCAGCAATAAAGAACAGAATAAATGCCACTATTAAATTAGTGATAGGGAGATTGTAAAATGCGGTAATGAAATCTTGAACTTGCATATTGGCATCTGGATTGGTCATGGCCTGTTGCATCATATCCTGCTGTGGCGTTTGCACTTGTGCAATATCGATTCCGAAAATAGACGATACGATAACTGCTAAAAGTACTGCTAAAATAATCCAAATGATAAATTGGGTAATACCTGCTAAAGAGGTTCCTATAATTTTCCCCAACATCAATTGCATGGGTTTTACTGATGATATAATGATCTCTATAATACGACTCGTTTTCTCCTCAATGACGCTTCGCATAATCATATTGCCGTATATGATGATAAACATAAATAACAAATAACCCGCAGCTCCACCAAAAATGAGCTTGACAACGCTATCCGTTTTTGAGGTTCTTTCACCTTTAAAACTCTCTTGTTCAATTGTAACTTGCATTTTAGAGGCTTTAATCATGGCGACATCTACACCTTTATTTTCCAACTTAATGTTAGTTAATTTATTACTAACCTGACTTTCTAAATCTGATATGAGACTCAGTGAAGGAGATTCTTCTGAGTAAAATTTGATGTGATTGGAAACTTGATTAACCTCTTTAAACCTATCAATGTGAAGTAAGCCAAAAGCACCACTTTCTTTTGAAAGTTCTTTAGCGTCTTCCAATGACATATTTTCGAGAATATGATAGGTTATATTATCGGTATTTGAAAAAACATCAGATACCAATCCAGATTCATCCAAAACAGAAACAACACGAACTTTATCATTGTTAATTTGTGATAAGTAGGCCACTACGCTAAATAAGGCAATCATAATGATTGGACTTAGAAAGGTCATGACTATAAAGGATTTATTTTTAACCTTGGTTAAATATTCACGCTTTATAATGAGTGGTAAATGGTTCATATAAATTAGTTATTCTTAACGGTTTGAATAAAGATATCGTTGACATTGGGAATCAATTCAACAAAATGAGATACCTCGCCTTTTGAGGTAAGGTAATTTAAAAGATCATTAGGTTTTTCGTGTGTTTCCAGTTTAATATTTAATTTTAAATCATCTTCCAAACTTTTAAAATTCGCTGGTGACAACTCATATTTCGAAGACAATTCGCTTTTTAACATATCGTTATTTGCTGTTCTAATACCGACTTCAAACGTGTTAATTTTATATTGCCTTTTTACATCAATCAGCTTACCGTCTAAGATTTTATTTGATTTGTGAATTAGAGCAATATCGTCACAAAGCTCTTCAACAGACTCCATCCTGTGCGTTGAAAAAATCACGGTTGCCCCTTCTTCTCGTAATCTTAAAATTTCATCTTTTATTAAATTAGCATTGATGGGGTCAAAGCCAGAAAACGGTTCATCAAATATTAAGAGTTTAGGTTGATGCAACACCGTTACAATAAACTGTATTTTTTGCGCCATCCCTTTGGAAAGTTCCTGTATTTTCTTATTCCACCAGTCGCCAATTTCTAAACGTTCAAACCAAAATTTCAATCGCGCTTTGGCCTCGGCTTTACTTAAGCCTTTTAATTGCGCTAAATATAGTGCCTGTTCACCCACTTTCATTGATTTATACAAACCCCGCTCCTCTGGTAAATAACCAATATCCTTTATGTGCATATCATTCAACGGTTCTCCATCTAAAATTACTGACCCCGAATCTGGCATGGTTATTTGGTTAATCACTCTAATCAAGGTGGTTTTCCCAGCGCCATTAGGCCCTAAAAGCCCAAAAATACTACCCTCAGGAACCATTATAGAAATATTATTTAAGGCAGTGTGATTTCCAAAATTTTTAGAAACATTATGAACTTCAAGTAAGTTACTCATTCTTATTTTTTAGCTGATCTCATTCGTGGTAAATATATTAAATGTTAAACGAGAAGTTTAACCCAAACGGTACAATTTAAGACTTTAATTGCTGAATGCTTAAAGATTGTGAGGTATATGAAAACAATATGGTATTAAAAACAAAACCCACCCTTAAAAAAATTAAGGATGGGAAAAAAATTGCTATGAAAAAGAAAAATTACCACTAGCGTTAACTAGTGATACATCAAATATAGTTTTTTTTTCTCAAATAGAGAAAAACTATAGCGTAAGTTATCTAAAAAAATCACTCACAGATATATTAGTAACTTTGATGTATGTTTAAGAAAACATATCTTTCACTTTCTCAAAAAATGATTTGTCTGAACTTTCTGGTTTTGGTGCAAAATGCTCATCATCCTGCATGGCTTCAAAAAATTCCTTTTGTTGTTTATTTAGGGTCTTTGGGGTCCAAACATTCACGTGTACCAGTAAATCTCCTTTGCCATACCCGTTAATATTTGGGATTCCTTTTCCGCGCAAGCGCAATATTTTACCCGACTGAACGCCAGCCTCTACTTTAATGCGCACTTTACCTGTAACGGTATCAATTTCTTTTGAGGTTCCTAAAACCGCATCTGGGTAACTCACATACAAATCGTAATGCAAATTATCTCCTTCACGTTGTAATTTATCATGATCAACTTCTTCGATAGCGACAAGTAAATCTCCTGAAATCCCATTGCCTGGTGCTTCATTTCCTTTTCCTGACACTTTGAGCTGCATACCATCAACAACGCCTGGCGGAATTTTAATCGATACTGTTTCCTCTGCTACTTTTAAACCTTGTGCATCAGCATCTGCAGGTTTCTTATCTATAGTTTGACCCGCACCACCACAAGCATTACATGGCGCTGCTGTTTGCATTCTTCCTAAAATAGTATTGGTAATGCGCGTTACTTGTCCGCTACCGTTACAGGTAGGACACGTTCTATATGTAGTACCAGGAGCCTGAACTTTACGTTTGACTTTTATTTTCTTTTCAACGCCGTTAGCTATTTCTTCTAAAGTGAGTTTTACGCGGATGCGCAAATTACTGCCTTTTACACGACGCTGACCGCCACCGCCGCCAAATCCTGAAAAACCGCCGCCACCACCAAAAGCACCACCGAAGATATCTCCAAACTGACTGAATATATCATCCATATTCATACCGCCACCGTTGAAGCCACCACCGTTTTCGAACGCTTGATGACCAAATTGATCATACCGTGCTTTCTTGTCGCCATCGCTTAAAATCTCGTAAGCCTCCGCGGCCTCTTTAAATTTAGTTTCGGCTTCCTTATCATCAGGATTTTTATCAGGATGATGTTCAATCGCCTTTTTACGGTATGCTTTTTTAATTTCTGCCGTAGATGCACTTTTATTGACACCCAATATTTCGTAGTAATCTCTTTTCGCCATGGTTTTGGTTTATTGTCCGATAACAACTTTTGGAAAACGAATAACTTTATCTCCTAATTTGTAGCCCTTCTCTATGATATCTATAATTTTCCCTTTTAAATCATCGGTAGGCGCTGGTATTTGTGTTATGGCCTCATGATTATCAGCATTAAAAGCTTCCCCTTTTTCAACTTTGATGACTTTTAAACCTTTTTGCTCTAAGGTATTTACCAATTTCTGATAAATTAAAAGCACCCCTTTTCTTAATTCTTCTGCCTCTTTGTCTTCTTCAATATGACTTAAAGCACGTTCAAAATCATCAAGAACAGGTAACATGGTTTTCATGACATCTTCACTAGCCGTTGAAAATAATTCAATACGTTCTCTAGAGGTACGTTTTTTATAATTTTCAAACTCAGCAAAAAGTCTTAAAAATTTCTCTTTTTCTTGTTTTAGTTCGCCCTCAAGCTTTTCTTCGACCGTTTCTTCAATAACCTCTTGCTCATCAACTTCAACAGTTTCATTCTCAAAACCATCTACTTGTTGGTCTTCAATATCTTGTGTTTTATGCTTCTTACTCATTACTGTATATAATTTTTACAAACTCTAAATTAAGTTGGCAAAAGTACTGCCATTATTATAAAAATGCCATAATGTCATTACTTTATTTGTACTAAGCATTAAAATAATTTTGTTTAATTATTGTTTTAATAAATAAAACAATTTGTTTAAATTTGCGACCTAACACTAAAACAATTAATTAGATATGAAAAACAAATTTGCAACAATTTTTATAATGAGCGCCTTAACAGTTTCTGTTATGGGCTGTAAGGATAAGGCTAACGAAGCTACTACTACAGAAGCTGAAGAAGTCATGACCCCAGAAGTGGTTACAGACAAATATATAGCTGATGTTGAAACCTCTACTATTACCTGGACGGGCTACAAGCCCACTGGATCCCATACTGGTAATATCAACTTAGAAAATGGTGTTTTAAATACTGCTGATGGTAAAATTGCCGGTGGAACGTTTTTAATAGATATGGCTTCTTTAAAAGATGGGGAAGGCAGTGCTAAATTAGAAGGCCATTTAAAAAGTCCTGATTTTTTCGATGTTGAAAATCATCCTACGGCAGCTTTTGAAATTACAGGTTTAGAAGAAGTTGATGGCAAAATGATGTTATCTGGAAATTTAGCGCTTAAAGATGTTAAAAACAATGTAACATTCCCTGTTTCTGTAAGCAATGACGGCGACATGATGACGCTTACTAGCGACACCTTTACTATTGATCGTTCTAAATGGAATGTAAAATACGGCTCTAAATCATTTTTTGATGATTTAGGCGATAAATTTATTAATGATGATATAGAGTTAAAAATCATGGTAAAAGCTAAAAAAGCTTAAGTATCACATAATTGCACATAAATTATAACGAAACCGCTTGATTTATTTAAGCGGTTTTTTTATGTTCTATTATTAATAAGATTAATTAGTTAAGAATAAATTTATTAGTTGTTGTAGCCCTCTTTATATCTACTACTTTCATTTAGTTCCAATCGTCTAATAATCGATTATTTTAGTATATTTTCTATAAGTGATTTTCTAGAATCAAAAATTTTGTTTAATTTATTATTAAAATTGTTAAACATTTTGTAAATTTGAAAAAAATGATATCAAGTGATTTTAAATTCTACATTTAAAAATAGAGAAGAAAAACAAATTCTTTTAGATTTGGTAGGGCGTCCGTTTTCTTTTTTTGAGACATTAAAATTAAGAGGTGTTGGATCGAAACGTATGATTGTTGATGATGTGAGTCCAAACCTTAAATCTTACATGAATTCGGTGGCAGATATAAATTATGCCAATATAGAGTTACGAACTGGTGGCATCCTTATTTACATTAATAAAGGCTTAAAAAAATTTACCTGGGCAATTCCGTATTATCAGCTCGTCATGTATAAAACAAATGGTGCCAGTATTCATGCTCAAGGCAAGTATGTTCATTTTTTGAATAATATTTTTTTTAAAGAAAACAAAACATTTTTTAGTAAAATGCTCGATAAAAAAATTGAATACGATACAAAATACAACTTTTATCCAGCATGAATTTAAGTGTCGAAGCAATTGATAGAATAATTGAAATAGCCTTGGAAGACCGAACCACTTTTGAAGCAATAGAATTTCAGTTCGGTTTAAAAGAACAAGAAGTGATTGGTTTAATGCGCTATGAAATGATACCTAGTAGTTTCAAAATGTGGAGTAAACGGGTGCAGGGAAGAAAGACCAAGCATGAAAAATTAGGAGGTTTTGATAAAGGCCGATTTAAATGCTCAAGACAAAAACAAATCACTCAAAACAGTATTTCTAAAAGATAGAGAATCAGTAATTAATTAACTTTTAAATATTTACATTATGGAATTAATCGATAGGGCCTTAGCGTTTGAACAGACCAAAATGAGATCATTATCCACTAGTGATAGGGTGAAGCTTTCTAGAGAAGCCAAAGCTCTAATATTGGGATTAAATGAGATATATAAAGTTAAGAAAGACGAAAAAATCATGGATATCATGAAACGCTTAACTGTTATAAAGAGAAAAATTGAAAAGCGGTTAAAAGGAAAGCCGTTGGTAGCCTAATTATTTAAAGAAGAATATAAAAAGGTGCTTAATCAAATAAAATATTAAATTTTACTTAATTAATCTCTATTAAAATAGTAAATCTGTCAAATTTTATTATATTGTGAAATTGTGAAAATAACAAGATTTCACGAGTTATTAAATTAGATTAAAGATTAAAACATTATGGAGATTATTGATAAAGCTTTAGCATTTGAGCAACGCAGACATACGTTTAAAACAACGAGTGAGCGTATTGAATCGTCTAGAGAAGTTAAAGCCCTTATTTTAGACTTAAACACAATATATAAAGAAAAAAAAGATCCTGAAATTATGGATTTGATGAAGCGGTTAACCGTAATCAAACAGAAAATTGAAAAGCGCCTTAAAGGTAGGCCTTAGAAAAACCCTAATTAAATAATGAAAACAATTATAGTTGTTGGCGGAAGTAAAGGAATAGGAAACGCCATTATAAACAGTCTTCTTCAACACTATAAAGTCATTAATATTAGTAGAACTGCTCCAGAGCAATCGCACAATCATTTATCACATTACACTTGTGATATCCTTGAAGATGAATTACCAGAATTAAATTCAGCTGATGGATTGGTGTATTGCCCTGGAAGCATTAATTTAAAACCAATAAATAGATTACGCTTAGAAGATTTTAGAGCAGATTTTGAAATCAATGTTCTGGGCGCCGTAAAATCTATTCAAGCATACTTACCTCTTCTTAAAAAAAGTACAAACCCTGCCATTTTATTGTTTAGCACGGTAGCCAGTAAATTAGGCATGCCATATCATGCTAGTATTGCCACGGCAAAATCTGGTGTTGAGGGCTTGGTAAAATCATTAGGAGCAGAACTCGCCCCACACATACGTATCAATGCCATTGCTCCAACCGTAACTAACACAGATTTAGCATCGAAGCTCTTGCGCAATGAAAAGATGATTGAAAACATCACGGATAGACACCCGCTTAAAAAGTTCTTAGAACCCAACGAAGTAGCGCATTTAGCAGAATTTCTGTTATCTGACAAAGCCCTCTCGATGTCAGGACAAGTTTTTGAAATGGATTGTGGCATTGTAAGTTTTAAAATTTAGGCAATGAATCCTCTAAAAATCTTTGCAGCGACGCTTTTTTCAAAGTCAGAACATTCAAAAAGCAATGTTCAAACATCTATTTATAATATCACCATTAAATCCCTCAGTGGTGAACCCGTATCGTTTTCAGACTTTAAAGGAAAATACATACTCATTGTTAACGTCGCCTCTAAATGTGGTTTCACAACGCAGTATAAACAACTCCAAGAATTACATGAATTATACGG encodes the following:
- a CDS encoding mechanosensitive ion channel family protein, which encodes MNQDLEKIEEAIKESSAWEKIRSVLDQHYDFTEEISISVQDVLIVITVIFITTLLLRLVLRVLTRNLPKPDKVKFNVVFGYFQWLIYIIILLITLNSLGVNVTAVFAASAALLIGIGLALQTLFQDIISGVFILIDQSVHVGDIIEIEGKVGRVEEIKLRTTRAVTIDNKVLVIPNHLYLENSLYNWTQNGTTTREAVSVGVAYGSDVQLVKKLLIQAASTHPDVIGSPEPTVVFTDFGESSLDFKIVFTINDSFKAQFPKSDIRFEIDKLFRENNVSIPFPQRDLHIIQKPDQNVQIRMKDSNGKSVNDDDNNTPK
- a CDS encoding ABC transporter permease, with amino-acid sequence MNHLPLIIKREYLTKVKNKSFIVMTFLSPIIMIALFSVVAYLSQINNDKVRVVSVLDESGLVSDVFSNTDNITYHILENMSLEDAKELSKESGAFGLLHIDRFKEVNQVSNHIKFYSEESPSLSLISDLESQVSNKLTNIKLENKGVDVAMIKASKMQVTIEQESFKGERTSKTDSVVKLIFGGAAGYLLFMFIIIYGNMIMRSVIEEKTSRIIEIIISSVKPMQLMLGKIIGTSLAGITQFIIWIILAVLLAVIVSSIFGIDIAQVQTPQQDMMQQAMTNPDANMQVQDFITAFYNLPITNLIVAFILFFIAGYLLYSSFYAAIGAAVDNETDTQQFLLPIMMPLILAVYIGFFTVIEDPHGTVSTVFSFIPLTSPVVMLMRIPFGVPIWQQVLSLSILIATFIFTVWFAAKIYRVGILMYGKKPSYKELIKWIKY
- a CDS encoding ABC transporter ATP-binding protein; amino-acid sequence: MSNLLEVHNVSKNFGNHTALNNISIMVPEGSIFGLLGPNGAGKTTLIRVINQITMPDSGSVILDGEPLNDMHIKDIGYLPEERGLYKSMKVGEQALYLAQLKGLSKAEAKARLKFWFERLEIGDWWNKKIQELSKGMAQKIQFIVTVLHQPKLLIFDEPFSGFDPINANLIKDEILRLREEGATVIFSTHRMESVEELCDDIALIHKSNKILDGKLIDVKRQYKINTFEVGIRTANNDMLKSELSSKYELSPANFKSLEDDLKLNIKLETHEKPNDLLNYLTSKGEVSHFVELIPNVNDIFIQTVKNN
- the dnaJ gene encoding molecular chaperone DnaJ gives rise to the protein MAKRDYYEILGVNKSASTAEIKKAYRKKAIEHHPDKNPDDKEAETKFKEAAEAYEILSDGDKKARYDQFGHQAFENGGGFNGGGMNMDDIFSQFGDIFGGAFGGGGGFSGFGGGGGQRRVKGSNLRIRVKLTLEEIANGVEKKIKVKRKVQAPGTTYRTCPTCNGSGQVTRITNTILGRMQTAAPCNACGGAGQTIDKKPADADAQGLKVAEETVSIKIPPGVVDGMQLKVSGKGNEAPGNGISGDLLVAIEEVDHDKLQREGDNLHYDLYVSYPDAVLGTSKEIDTVTGKVRIKVEAGVQSGKILRLRGKGIPNINGYGKGDLLVHVNVWTPKTLNKQQKEFFEAMQDDEHFAPKPESSDKSFFEKVKDMFS
- a CDS encoding nucleotide exchange factor GrpE gives rise to the protein MSKKHKTQDIEDQQVDGFENETVEVDEQEVIEETVEEKLEGELKQEKEKFLRLFAEFENYKKRTSRERIELFSTASEDVMKTMLPVLDDFERALSHIEEDKEAEELRKGVLLIYQKLVNTLEQKGLKVIKVEKGEAFNADNHEAITQIPAPTDDLKGKIIDIIEKGYKLGDKVIRFPKVVIGQ
- a CDS encoding YceI family protein; translated protein: MKNKFATIFIMSALTVSVMGCKDKANEATTTEAEEVMTPEVVTDKYIADVETSTITWTGYKPTGSHTGNINLENGVLNTADGKIAGGTFLIDMASLKDGEGSAKLEGHLKSPDFFDVENHPTAAFEITGLEEVDGKMMLSGNLALKDVKNNVTFPVSVSNDGDMMTLTSDTFTIDRSKWNVKYGSKSFFDDLGDKFINDDIELKIMVKAKKA
- a CDS encoding TIGR03643 family protein; this encodes MNLSVEAIDRIIEIALEDRTTFEAIEFQFGLKEQEVIGLMRYEMIPSSFKMWSKRVQGRKTKHEKLGGFDKGRFKCSRQKQITQNSISKR
- a CDS encoding SDR family NAD(P)-dependent oxidoreductase; translation: MKTIIVVGGSKGIGNAIINSLLQHYKVINISRTAPEQSHNHLSHYTCDILEDELPELNSADGLVYCPGSINLKPINRLRLEDFRADFEINVLGAVKSIQAYLPLLKKSTNPAILLFSTVASKLGMPYHASIATAKSGVEGLVKSLGAELAPHIRINAIAPTVTNTDLASKLLRNEKMIENITDRHPLKKFLEPNEVAHLAEFLLSDKALSMSGQVFEMDCGIVSFKI